A region of the Crateriforma spongiae genome:
TTGACTCGCGAATGGAACCTCGTGCCTTCGAGATAGAGTTTGAACCGAACATCATCCCAGGACTGTTTGGGAAATCTAGCTTGCACTTCGAACCATGTGATCATTGATTCCGACTATCGACAAACGCGACTGGTCGACCAAAAGAAAGACGATGAATAGGGATCGCCCCCAACGTATGTCCCAGCTTACGGCACTGATAGTCGACGACCGAAGACTGATCACAGTTGCCTATTCCAATCCCTGTTGCTTCCCGGCGCTCGGTGCCGGGACCACGGAGACGAGGACTGCGGTGTCAGGCGCTTTGCCGGAGTAAAAGCTGATGTAGTGGGTGCTTCCGATCACAGTGGCGTTGGCGTTTCCGGCATCAAACGTAACCTTGCTTCCCATAGCAATGGGCTCCGAATCCGGCCAATCCTGTGGGTGGTCAAACACTTGCTCGGGATCGACCACGCGTCGTCGCAGTACGCCGGCACCACGATGGTAGTAGTAATTGCTCAGAAGACCTGTCTCCTTTTCGAGGATCAAGCTAGGCGTGGAAGCCAACGCGTCGCCGATATTGGTTGGTTCGCGTTTCCACGTCGCTCCGTAATCCGAAGAGACCATCTGGAATTGTGGCGTGCCCACCTCTGTACGGCCGATGGCAAGAATCCTGCCTTCGCCGAGGTAAACCGCGGCGGGCTCGGTCGGCCACTGAGTCTTGGGCAACCCTGACTCGACGGTAGTTTGTTTCCAGGTTTTGCCGTTGTCGCTGCTTGTTAGCGTGCCCCAAGCGTTCGTCGGCTTGCCTCCATAGTCTCCAGCGAACCACAACGCCATGAGACCCACGGTTGGGACGGTGAAGATGTCCGTGATTTGCACGGGGCGGACGGCAAGATCCGGCGTCGCCACGAGAGTAAAGGTAACGCCATCGGACGTACGGTAGAGATCGTGCAGACGCTCCTTTCCGACCCGCCGCACCCAAAGCAGCATCGCCCCTTCAGAATCCAGCCCCTTTCCCACCTCAACATCGCCAAAGCCCGGCGAGTTGGCGACGACCGTTTCCTCTGTCCACGTTTTCCCGCCGTCTGCAGAGGTTCGCGAGTAAACAGCGCGGGCGTCTTCCCCGATCGAGTGTCGCGAACCGCGGCTGTAGACGCAGACAAGCTTCTTTCCGATCGCCTGAATCATCGGCCACGAATTGTAGCCTTTCGCATCCTGGACAACACGCGGCTTCGTGAGCGTTCGCTGAACCGGCGACGCGGTCTGCGAAGGCGCGCCATTCAACACGGCGAGAAAAACAATGAGATTTGTGAGTGTGTTCATTTCGTTGGGCAACGTGTCGGATGGTACGCGAAGTCGCACCACCGAAGCGGTCGGTTGCGATCGACTCGGCCACCAATATACCGGATCCCACCATCGCATCGTTTCAACCGACGGCTAATCAACCGGTCTCGGCAAAACAAGGAAATAGACCGTGGACAGCAGCGCAAAGCATCCCACCAAAGCACCACACACACAAAGCAAGTAGGCGGGAAGACCGAAGAAAAACACCGCTTCACACCAGGCGATTTCAGTGAATCGCGAGAAGCGGAAAGTGAGCGTGGCGAAACCGTAGAAGCCAATCGCGAGCCCGAAAAGTCGTATGGAGAGTGAAACAGGTCCAACCGTTGCAGCACAGAATTCCAACGCGATGGCAACTGTCGCGATCATCAGCGTGCAAATGCCTAACCGCGTCAGCAATTCAGGATCAGAACCCGTCCAAAAGAACTGAATGCTGAAGCCCGACCTTGCACGCTCCATGA
Encoded here:
- a CDS encoding sialidase family protein — its product is MNTLTNLIVFLAVLNGAPSQTASPVQRTLTKPRVVQDAKGYNSWPMIQAIGKKLVCVYSRGSRHSIGEDARAVYSRTSADGGKTWTEETVVANSPGFGDVEVGKGLDSEGAMLLWVRRVGKERLHDLYRTSDGVTFTLVATPDLAVRPVQITDIFTVPTVGLMALWFAGDYGGKPTNAWGTLTSSDNGKTWKQTTVESGLPKTQWPTEPAAVYLGEGRILAIGRTEVGTPQFQMVSSDYGATWKREPTNIGDALASTPSLILEKETGLLSNYYYHRGAGVLRRRVVDPEQVFDHPQDWPDSEPIAMGSKVTFDAGNANATVIGSTHYISFYSGKAPDTAVLVSVVPAPSAGKQQGLE